From the genome of Myxococcus stipitatus, one region includes:
- a CDS encoding DUF1615 family protein — protein MEDGGPKRSGARRRGGWRVAWAFAALLTACAPRGAPEPVVPPPPRLSVAQVTRLIPSHVKEREGWARDVLAALEAEDVPASPVAVCSVLAIIEQESGFHADPAVPGLPRLVRARLEEHANTLGPLGRKALASVLAGKAPGHKRTFDERLKTLRTERDLDRLFRDMLAYYERAYPATFATMDLASTLFSSRSLADLNPVTTAGSMQVSVRYALEKEGEDADPVKVREALYTREGGVRFGTSRLLGFEAAYPQPLFRFADYNAGVYASRNAALQAQVSQLTRLPLVLDGDLQLYDKNGEPRSEDSKSLKALLVFRQRHAPELSERQVRRDVGKEKEEGFETTDTFRAVKRVYANETGESPAYAQLPQVTLESPKLKGERTTAWFARSVDARYQKCQARHRAEQAK, from the coding sequence ATGGAGGACGGAGGCCCGAAGCGGAGCGGGGCGCGGCGGCGCGGTGGGTGGCGCGTGGCGTGGGCCTTCGCGGCGCTGCTCACCGCGTGCGCGCCGCGCGGCGCACCCGAGCCCGTGGTGCCACCGCCCCCTCGCCTCTCCGTCGCCCAGGTGACGCGGCTCATCCCGTCGCACGTGAAGGAGCGCGAGGGCTGGGCCAGGGACGTGCTGGCCGCGTTGGAGGCGGAGGACGTCCCGGCCTCGCCCGTGGCGGTGTGCTCGGTGCTGGCCATCATCGAACAGGAGTCCGGCTTCCACGCCGACCCGGCGGTGCCCGGCCTCCCGCGCCTCGTGCGCGCGCGGCTGGAGGAGCACGCGAACACCCTGGGGCCCCTGGGTCGCAAGGCGCTGGCGTCCGTGCTCGCGGGCAAGGCCCCCGGCCACAAGCGGACCTTCGATGAGCGCTTGAAGACACTGCGCACGGAGCGAGACCTCGACCGACTCTTCCGCGACATGCTCGCGTACTACGAGCGGGCGTACCCGGCGACCTTCGCGACGATGGACCTGGCCAGCACCCTCTTCTCCTCGCGGAGCCTGGCGGACCTGAACCCCGTCACCACGGCGGGCTCCATGCAGGTGAGCGTCCGCTACGCCCTGGAGAAGGAAGGCGAGGACGCCGACCCGGTGAAGGTGCGCGAGGCCCTTTACACGCGCGAGGGGGGCGTGCGCTTCGGCACGTCGCGGCTGCTGGGCTTCGAGGCCGCCTATCCCCAGCCGCTCTTCCGCTTCGCGGACTACAACGCGGGCGTCTATGCCTCGCGCAACGCCGCGCTCCAGGCCCAGGTAAGCCAGCTCACGCGCCTGCCGCTGGTGCTGGATGGGGACCTCCAGCTCTACGACAAGAACGGCGAGCCCCGGAGCGAGGACAGCAAGTCCCTGAAGGCCCTGCTCGTCTTCCGTCAGCGCCACGCGCCGGAGCTGAGCGAACGCCAGGTGCGCCGCGACGTCGGCAAGGAGAAGGAAGAGGGCTTCGAGACCACCGACACGTTCCGCGCGGTGAAGCGCGTCTACGCGAACGAGACGGGCGAGTCTCCCGCCTACGCGCAGCTCCCACAGGTGACGTTGGAGAGCCCCAAGCTGAAGGGCGAGCGCACCACGGCGTGGTTCGCGCGCTCGGTCGACGCGCGGTACCAGAAATGCCAGGCCCGCCACCGCGCCGAGCAGGCGAAGTAG
- a CDS encoding ECF-type sigma factor — translation MSTAEMTVLLEGVRGGDLCARDALMMAAYQELRALTRAAALDDTHTALQPPELVDSAWTRLFGDGTRPEYRRHFLGAAAQAMRQVLMDRVRLRGALQRDWARERVSLHDAEVESLSRVDIEVLKLEEVLTELESFQPRLARLLELRYFAGQGLAETAAALGVSIATVRRDWAYVRVWLVERLSH, via the coding sequence ATGAGCACGGCGGAGATGACGGTCCTTCTGGAGGGCGTGCGTGGGGGGGACCTCTGTGCGAGGGACGCGTTGATGATGGCAGCGTACCAGGAGCTGCGCGCCCTGACTCGCGCGGCGGCGCTCGATGACACCCACACAGCCCTACAACCTCCGGAGCTGGTGGACTCGGCCTGGACGCGGCTGTTCGGCGACGGGACGCGGCCGGAGTACCGGCGTCACTTCCTGGGTGCGGCGGCCCAGGCCATGCGGCAGGTGTTGATGGATCGCGTGCGGCTGCGCGGCGCGCTCCAGCGGGACTGGGCGCGGGAGCGGGTGAGCCTGCACGACGCGGAGGTGGAGTCGCTGTCGCGCGTGGACATCGAGGTGTTGAAGCTGGAGGAGGTGCTCACGGAGCTGGAGTCCTTCCAGCCTCGGCTCGCACGCCTGCTGGAGCTGCGCTACTTCGCGGGCCAGGGCCTGGCGGAGACGGCGGCGGCGCTGGGAGTGTCCATCGCCACCGTGCGCCGGGATTGGGCCTATGTGCGCGTCTGGCTGGTGGAGCGGCTGAGCCACTGA
- a CDS encoding serine hydrolase domain-containing protein, which translates to MTRPLLGAVLLSAACLVVGCAHAPAPVRAHPEVDALFADYDGPDRPGASVVVIHEGAVVLSRAYGLADLGARTPATPQSRFRLASLTKQFTAMAILLLVEEGRLRLEDRVVDVLPGFPPYLGEVRIQHLLQHTSGIWDYEDFVPATQVEQVKDRDVLGLLGRADRTYFPPGSAERYSNSAYAVLALVVEQVGGMPFARFLRERVFTPAAMEGAVAHEEGVSTVVGRAYGHAKGDAGGFVPRDQSPTSAVLGDGGVYASVLDLSAWDAALDTHALVSARAQRLAWTPASLPDGTSGHYGLGWFVDEDQGLTRLSHHGETCGFTNAIVKYPERRLTVVVLTNRAGGAPWTLAQSVADLWLGVRAGARAWPFESMPNAH; encoded by the coding sequence ATGACCCGACCCCTGCTCGGCGCCGTGCTGCTGTCCGCCGCCTGCCTCGTCGTCGGCTGCGCCCATGCCCCCGCGCCCGTCCGCGCCCACCCGGAGGTGGACGCGCTCTTCGCGGACTACGACGGTCCGGACCGCCCCGGGGCGAGCGTCGTCGTCATCCACGAGGGCGCGGTGGTGTTGAGCCGGGCCTATGGGCTCGCGGACCTGGGCGCGCGAACGCCCGCCACGCCCCAGAGCCGCTTCCGGCTCGCGTCGCTCACCAAGCAGTTCACCGCGATGGCCATCCTCCTCCTCGTGGAAGAGGGACGCTTGAGGCTGGAGGACCGCGTGGTGGACGTGCTGCCCGGCTTCCCTCCGTACCTGGGCGAGGTGCGCATCCAGCACCTGCTCCAGCACACTTCCGGCATCTGGGACTACGAGGACTTCGTGCCGGCGACACAGGTGGAGCAGGTGAAGGACCGCGACGTGCTCGGGTTGCTCGGGCGCGCGGACCGCACGTACTTCCCGCCGGGGAGCGCCGAGCGCTACAGCAACTCCGCCTACGCCGTGCTCGCGCTCGTCGTGGAGCAGGTCGGCGGCATGCCCTTCGCCCGCTTCCTGCGCGAGCGCGTCTTCACGCCCGCGGCCATGGAGGGCGCGGTGGCCCACGAGGAGGGTGTCTCCACGGTGGTCGGTCGCGCGTATGGCCATGCGAAGGGAGATGCCGGAGGTTTCGTCCCCCGGGACCAGAGCCCCACCAGCGCGGTGCTGGGGGATGGCGGCGTCTACGCGTCGGTGCTGGACCTGTCCGCGTGGGACGCCGCGCTGGACACCCACGCGCTGGTGTCGGCGCGAGCGCAGCGGCTGGCGTGGACGCCGGCGTCACTGCCCGACGGCACCTCGGGGCACTACGGCCTGGGCTGGTTCGTCGACGAGGACCAGGGACTCACGCGCCTGAGCCACCACGGTGAAACGTGTGGCTTCACCAACGCCATCGTGAAGTACCCGGAGCGGCGGCTGACCGTCGTCGTCCTGACCAACCGCGCGGGCGGCGCCCCCTGGACGCTGGCCCAGTCGGTGGCGGACCTGTGGCTGGGCGTCAGGGCCGGCGCGCGAGCGTGGCCCTTCGAGTCGATGCCCAACGCCCATTGA
- a CDS encoding M16 family metallopeptidase, with protein MFRQTLLWTSCAALLVAPAAGAQAQPKAATKAAATASSKLGAKVESRTFKNGLKVIVWPDHDIPNVALYNWFRVGSRNEYPGITGLSHFFEHMMFNGAKKFGAGEFDRVMEANGGSNNAFTSEDVTVYMDWFPRSALDVIFQLEADRLQFLSFDPKVIESERGVVYSERRSSVDNNNMGSLAEQVQATAFVAHPYQFPVIGWPSDIESWRMEDLQRYFKTYYAPNNATLVVVGAVTPAEVFALVEKYLEPIPSQPAPEPVRTQEPVQQGERRVVVKKVSQSPLLQLAYHGISANDADAEALTLLLSVLGEGDSSRLHRRLVEEERVALRATTMYSGGFDPSLVWVTADLPPGGDLARVEALLTEELARVAKDGITDAELTKARNITLADFWRSLETNNGRGYALGATETFRGDFRKLFDAPARYERVTREDVRRVAARIFATERRTVGWLVPGEAPAATPAAHKEATR; from the coding sequence ATGTTCCGTCAGACACTCCTCTGGACGTCCTGCGCGGCGCTGCTGGTGGCCCCGGCCGCTGGCGCGCAGGCCCAGCCGAAGGCCGCCACCAAGGCCGCCGCCACCGCATCGTCCAAGCTCGGCGCCAAGGTCGAGAGCCGGACCTTCAAGAACGGGCTCAAGGTCATCGTCTGGCCCGACCACGACATCCCCAACGTCGCGCTCTACAACTGGTTCCGCGTGGGCAGCCGGAACGAGTACCCCGGCATCACCGGCCTGTCGCACTTCTTCGAGCACATGATGTTCAACGGCGCGAAGAAGTTCGGCGCCGGTGAGTTCGACCGGGTGATGGAGGCCAACGGCGGCTCCAACAACGCGTTCACGTCCGAGGACGTCACCGTCTACATGGACTGGTTCCCGCGCTCCGCGCTGGACGTCATCTTCCAGCTCGAGGCGGACCGGCTCCAGTTCCTCTCCTTCGACCCCAAGGTCATCGAGTCCGAGCGCGGCGTCGTCTACTCGGAGCGCCGCTCCAGCGTGGACAACAACAACATGGGCTCGCTCGCCGAACAGGTGCAGGCCACCGCGTTCGTCGCGCACCCGTACCAGTTCCCCGTCATCGGCTGGCCGTCGGACATCGAGTCGTGGCGCATGGAGGACCTCCAGCGCTACTTCAAGACGTACTACGCCCCCAACAACGCCACGCTGGTGGTCGTGGGCGCCGTCACGCCGGCGGAGGTCTTCGCGCTGGTGGAGAAGTACCTGGAGCCCATCCCCTCGCAGCCCGCCCCGGAGCCCGTCCGCACCCAGGAGCCCGTGCAGCAGGGTGAGCGCCGCGTGGTGGTGAAGAAGGTCTCCCAGTCCCCGCTGCTCCAGCTGGCCTACCACGGCATCTCCGCCAACGACGCCGACGCGGAGGCGCTCACGCTGCTGCTCAGCGTGCTGGGCGAAGGGGATTCCTCGCGCCTCCACCGCCGCCTCGTCGAGGAGGAGCGCGTGGCCCTGCGCGCGACGACGATGTACTCCGGCGGTTTCGACCCGTCCCTCGTCTGGGTGACCGCGGACCTGCCGCCGGGAGGCGACCTGGCCCGCGTCGAGGCGCTGCTCACCGAGGAGCTGGCCCGCGTGGCGAAGGACGGCATCACCGACGCGGAGCTCACCAAGGCACGCAACATCACCCTCGCCGACTTCTGGCGCTCGCTGGAGACCAACAACGGCCGCGGCTACGCGCTGGGCGCCACGGAGACCTTCCGCGGGGACTTCCGCAAGCTCTTCGACGCGCCGGCTCGCTACGAGCGCGTCACCCGCGAGGACGTGCGCAGGGTCGCCGCCCGCATCTTCGCCACCGAGCGGCGCACCGTCGGCTGGCTCGTCCCCGGTGAGGCCCCGGCCGCCACCCCCGCCGCCCACAAGGAGGCCACGCGATGA
- a CDS encoding sigma-70 family RNA polymerase sigma factor: MEAVSMNVSCESPELEVPGEVVEARVREHLELVQRLAWKYRWTGLSLDELVAEGNVGLMEAAGRFEERGVPFAVYASQWIRARIRAYVGRNWSMGGGRAPWVVFQLRRERARLEARWGEGHPEVERRLAESLGKREEDVTRATESLARDLSLDAPVTPDGEVTRLEGLESSDLNQEDLVEKAEWVARLRASVEAAWPELDARERALVQERMLVEEGVSAELLARRFGVTAVRIRQIEQGLRAKLKRRLTAGLTTWDAEAMPRAA; encoded by the coding sequence ATGGAAGCCGTCTCGATGAACGTGTCCTGTGAGTCCCCTGAGCTTGAGGTGCCGGGCGAGGTGGTGGAGGCACGAGTGCGAGAGCACCTGGAGCTGGTGCAGCGGCTGGCGTGGAAATACCGCTGGACCGGGCTGTCGCTGGACGAACTGGTGGCCGAGGGCAACGTGGGGCTGATGGAGGCCGCGGGGCGCTTCGAGGAGCGCGGGGTGCCGTTCGCGGTGTACGCCAGCCAGTGGATCCGCGCGCGCATCCGGGCGTACGTGGGCCGCAACTGGAGCATGGGCGGCGGGCGGGCGCCCTGGGTGGTGTTCCAGCTGCGGCGCGAGCGGGCGCGGCTCGAGGCCCGGTGGGGCGAGGGCCATCCAGAGGTGGAGCGCCGGCTGGCGGAGTCGCTGGGCAAGCGGGAGGAGGACGTGACGCGCGCGACGGAGTCGCTGGCCCGGGACCTCTCGCTGGACGCGCCGGTGACGCCGGACGGCGAGGTCACGCGGCTGGAGGGGCTGGAGTCCTCGGACCTGAACCAGGAGGACCTGGTGGAGAAGGCGGAGTGGGTGGCCCGGCTGCGGGCGAGCGTGGAGGCGGCCTGGCCGGAGCTGGACGCGCGCGAGCGGGCGCTCGTCCAGGAGCGGATGCTGGTGGAGGAGGGCGTGAGCGCGGAGCTGCTGGCCCGCCGCTTCGGCGTGACGGCGGTGCGCATCCGGCAGATCGAGCAGGGCCTGCGCGCGAAGCTCAAGCGCCGGCTCACCGCCGGTCTGACGACCTGGGACGCGGAGGCGATGCCTCGGGCGGCGTGA
- a CDS encoding acyl-CoA dehydrogenase: protein MNAPRPNPLLSDRDVDFQLDEVLDVSALCALPAFSEHSRDTFGLLLDSTRRFAREVLYPTYRRMDAEPPVFENGRVRVHPLMRELYPRLVELGMLTATRPVDVGGQQLPLTVHALSSAYLMAANLSAYAYLGLTHGAAHLLEAFGSREVKEAFMAPLYRGEWTGTMALTEPQAGSSLADVRTRATPAPDGTWRIQGSKIFISGGDQDFTENVVHLTLARTDALETGTRGISLFAVPTRRWEGGALVDNDVRVAGVIHKIGWKGIPSLALNYGESGDCRGWLVGPPGRGLACMFQMMNEARIMVGLNGVATASVAYHEAVAYARERPQGRPASTKDASRPQVPIIEHADVRRMLLRQKAIVEGGLSLLAATAYQADLAAHSPDEDTRQRASLLVDLLTPVAKSFPAERGFEANALAVQVHGGYGYSSEYLPEAWLRDQKLNSIHEGTTGIQGLDLLGRKVVAGGGAALAAFAQQVGATLERARAAGVDPSWGQTLEATLRDVGDVVTGLASRALAGDVELMLRHSADFLELFGILVIAWRWLEQAAAAKEGLARGRAGDRDFYEGKLATAQYWFAVEVPRVPLLLQLCRTGEDSYARMRPDWF, encoded by the coding sequence ATGAACGCGCCCCGTCCCAACCCCCTGCTGTCGGATCGCGACGTGGACTTCCAGCTCGACGAGGTGCTGGACGTCTCCGCGCTCTGCGCGCTGCCCGCCTTCTCCGAGCACTCGCGCGACACCTTCGGGCTCCTGCTGGACAGCACGCGCCGCTTCGCGCGCGAGGTGCTCTATCCGACGTATCGCCGGATGGACGCGGAGCCCCCCGTCTTCGAGAACGGCCGCGTCCGCGTGCATCCGCTGATGCGCGAGCTGTACCCCCGGCTGGTGGAGCTGGGCATGCTCACCGCCACCCGCCCCGTCGACGTGGGTGGCCAGCAGCTGCCGCTCACCGTGCACGCGCTGTCGAGCGCGTACCTCATGGCGGCCAACCTCAGCGCGTACGCGTACCTGGGGCTGACCCACGGCGCGGCCCACCTGCTGGAGGCCTTCGGCTCGCGGGAGGTGAAGGAGGCGTTCATGGCGCCGCTGTACCGGGGCGAGTGGACCGGCACCATGGCCCTCACCGAACCCCAGGCCGGCAGCAGCCTGGCGGACGTGCGCACGCGCGCCACGCCCGCGCCGGACGGGACGTGGCGCATCCAGGGGTCGAAGATCTTCATCAGCGGTGGGGACCAGGACTTCACCGAGAACGTCGTCCACCTCACGCTGGCGCGCACCGACGCGCTGGAGACGGGCACCCGGGGCATCTCCCTGTTCGCGGTGCCCACGCGGCGCTGGGAGGGCGGCGCGCTGGTGGACAACGACGTGCGGGTGGCGGGCGTCATCCACAAGATTGGCTGGAAGGGCATCCCCAGCCTCGCGCTCAACTACGGCGAGTCGGGTGACTGCCGGGGCTGGCTGGTGGGGCCGCCCGGGCGCGGGCTGGCGTGCATGTTCCAGATGATGAACGAGGCGCGCATCATGGTGGGCCTCAACGGCGTGGCCACCGCGTCCGTCGCGTACCACGAGGCCGTGGCCTACGCGCGCGAGCGGCCCCAGGGCCGGCCCGCGTCGACGAAGGACGCCTCGCGTCCACAGGTGCCCATCATCGAGCACGCGGACGTGCGCCGCATGCTGCTGCGGCAGAAGGCCATCGTGGAGGGAGGCCTGTCGCTGCTCGCCGCCACCGCGTACCAGGCGGACCTCGCCGCGCACTCGCCAGACGAGGACACGCGCCAGCGCGCCTCGCTGCTGGTGGACCTGCTGACGCCCGTGGCCAAGTCCTTCCCCGCCGAGCGGGGCTTCGAGGCCAACGCGCTCGCGGTGCAGGTCCACGGGGGCTACGGCTACTCCAGCGAATACCTCCCCGAGGCGTGGCTGCGCGACCAGAAGCTCAACAGCATCCACGAGGGCACCACCGGCATCCAGGGCCTCGACCTGCTGGGCCGCAAGGTGGTGGCCGGCGGTGGCGCGGCCCTGGCGGCGTTCGCCCAGCAGGTGGGCGCCACGCTGGAGCGCGCGCGCGCCGCGGGCGTCGACCCGTCCTGGGGCCAGACGCTCGAGGCCACCTTGCGCGACGTGGGGGACGTGGTGACGGGGCTCGCGTCGCGGGCGCTCGCCGGGGACGTGGAGCTGATGTTGCGCCACAGCGCCGACTTCCTGGAGCTGTTCGGCATCCTCGTCATCGCCTGGCGCTGGCTGGAGCAGGCCGCCGCCGCGAAGGAGGGCCTGGCCCGCGGGCGCGCCGGAGACCGCGACTTCTACGAGGGCAAGCTGGCGACCGCGCAGTACTGGTTCGCCGTGGAGGTGCCCCGCGTCCCGCTGCTGCTCCAGCTGTGCCGCACCGGCGAGGACTCCTACGCCCGCATGCGGCCGGACTGGTTCTGA
- a CDS encoding methyl-accepting chemotaxis protein produces the protein MGVRGWTRRWAAAGSALVLALLCAWSSPAWAEEAGVEALRDWRYRWGDSPLGADGVPTWARESGDGAGWTPMVALREPPGRGDNTFLWVSIPLPEGAWLEPALLLGAVASAHEVYLDGRRIDASGQLRPGRSEVAESMGWHLVPLPPGAPGKRVLLRIQGTGSTIGVTRDARVGARHELQASATREGLAPFAMGVLLGAIAVVALGGVLLRRQARMLSALGLFSASSGVLLLGASGLFSALWGDDETGTRLTLVGAYGLLPGLAWFISNSILDGSRAWFRRFAIVVSVPTAVLAGFAVVDASTALRLLQPFSFFSMPCLLFCVGVAAVAAWRGNPDARIFVVGLVVLTGSLLLGMLPMLGLVDSMDSFVHWGFLAFTLSLVGIVARRSSQVVSSLAQHMRQLEARSKDVRELAAGMGSGAGELATVVQQLRTSSEAQTAGISRQATALKELEQTVQEIRQGSMVTADKARILASSVVVAEEAGRDGGAAISRTLNNLEAIRTEVSEMARRILALDARTREISGIVDTVKGLADQSNMLAVNAAIEAARSGEHGRGFGVVSREVRSLADQSILATQRIREVLDGVGASMREAAKMSEQGEQRVKVSLDAVRMSGAQLQKLTGIISETSSSVRQISAAVAQQDAGTSQIAVAIQDLSGQMQQTLRVVEETQKVTRSVQTLAESMSGAARRSLESGTLGA, from the coding sequence ATGGGCGTGAGGGGATGGACGCGGCGGTGGGCGGCGGCGGGCTCCGCGCTCGTGCTGGCGCTGCTGTGCGCGTGGAGCTCCCCGGCGTGGGCGGAGGAGGCCGGAGTGGAGGCCCTCCGTGACTGGCGCTACCGCTGGGGGGACTCGCCCCTGGGCGCGGATGGGGTCCCCACGTGGGCGCGCGAGTCGGGAGACGGCGCGGGCTGGACACCCATGGTCGCGTTGCGCGAGCCGCCGGGGCGTGGCGACAACACGTTCCTGTGGGTGAGCATCCCGCTGCCGGAGGGCGCCTGGTTGGAGCCCGCGCTCCTGCTGGGCGCGGTGGCCAGCGCCCACGAGGTGTATCTCGACGGGCGGCGCATCGACGCGAGTGGGCAGCTGCGCCCGGGCAGGAGCGAGGTGGCGGAGAGCATGGGCTGGCACCTGGTGCCGCTCCCGCCGGGGGCGCCGGGCAAGCGGGTGCTGCTGCGAATCCAGGGCACCGGGTCGACGATTGGCGTGACGCGCGACGCGCGGGTGGGCGCGCGGCACGAGCTGCAGGCGTCGGCGACGCGCGAGGGGCTGGCGCCATTCGCCATGGGCGTCCTGCTGGGGGCCATCGCGGTGGTGGCGCTGGGGGGCGTGCTGCTGCGTCGTCAGGCGCGGATGCTCAGTGCGCTGGGGTTGTTCTCCGCGAGCTCGGGGGTATTGCTGCTGGGGGCCAGCGGGTTGTTCTCCGCGCTCTGGGGCGATGACGAGACGGGCACGCGGCTCACGCTCGTGGGCGCGTATGGGTTGCTGCCCGGCCTGGCGTGGTTCATCTCCAACAGCATCCTGGATGGCAGCCGGGCCTGGTTCCGCCGCTTCGCCATCGTCGTCTCCGTACCCACCGCCGTGCTGGCGGGATTCGCGGTGGTGGACGCGAGCACGGCGCTGCGGCTGCTGCAGCCCTTCTCCTTCTTCTCCATGCCCTGCCTGCTCTTCTGCGTCGGAGTGGCGGCGGTCGCGGCGTGGCGGGGCAACCCGGACGCGCGCATCTTCGTGGTGGGCCTGGTGGTGCTCACCGGCTCGCTGCTGCTGGGCATGTTGCCGATGCTCGGCCTGGTGGACTCCATGGACTCCTTCGTCCACTGGGGTTTCCTGGCGTTCACGCTGTCGCTGGTGGGCATCGTCGCGCGGCGCTCGTCGCAGGTGGTGAGCTCGCTGGCGCAGCACATGCGGCAGCTCGAGGCCCGGAGCAAGGACGTGCGGGAGCTGGCGGCGGGCATGGGCAGCGGCGCGGGGGAGCTGGCCACGGTGGTGCAGCAGCTGCGCACGTCGAGCGAGGCGCAGACGGCCGGCATCAGCCGTCAGGCCACGGCGCTCAAGGAGCTGGAGCAGACGGTGCAGGAGATTCGTCAGGGCTCCATGGTGACGGCGGACAAGGCGCGCATCCTCGCCAGCTCCGTGGTGGTGGCGGAGGAGGCGGGGCGCGACGGCGGCGCCGCCATCTCCCGCACGCTGAACAACCTGGAGGCCATCCGCACGGAGGTGTCGGAGATGGCCCGACGCATCCTCGCGTTGGACGCGCGCACCCGGGAGATCTCCGGCATCGTGGACACGGTGAAGGGACTGGCGGACCAGTCCAACATGCTCGCCGTGAACGCGGCCATCGAGGCGGCGCGCTCGGGGGAGCACGGCCGGGGCTTCGGCGTGGTGTCCCGCGAGGTGCGCAGCCTCGCGGACCAGTCCATCCTGGCGACCCAGCGCATCCGCGAGGTGCTCGACGGAGTGGGCGCGAGCATGCGCGAGGCCGCGAAGATGAGCGAACAGGGCGAGCAGCGGGTGAAGGTGAGCCTGGACGCGGTGCGCATGTCCGGCGCGCAGCTCCAGAAGCTCACCGGCATCATCAGCGAGACGAGCAGCAGCGTGCGGCAGATCTCCGCGGCGGTGGCGCAGCAGGACGCGGGCACGTCGCAGATCGCCGTGGCCATCCAGGACCTGTCCGGCCAGATGCAGCAGACGCTGCGCGTCGTCGAGGAGACGCAGAAGGTGACGCGCTCGGTGCAGACGCTCGCGGAGAGCATGTCGGGCGCGGCCCGCCGCTCGCTCGAGTCGGGGACGCTCGGCGCGTGA
- a CDS encoding M16 family metallopeptidase, with the protein MIAPPTWKTVLAAVLFSSASASAAEQPALKPATVKPSGRQGVTLPKATTLTLKNGAKLILVERRDVPLVSFSAWLRGGALADPAGKEGLSALTGELLQKGAGARDARQFAEAVDGVGGRLEVHSGLEALTIAGQFMSKDSALMVELLSDMLLRPRFTQEELEKTRARMTSEITAAKDGDPRALVGTYFDAFHFAGHPYGTAVDGTEASLPGIGREDVLAYTKNQLGADRLILSVVGDFDAKALGAKLQKALGDMPKAASPAPQVAATTVSKGRRVLLVDKPDATQTYFLIGNTSIARNDPDRVAANLAGTVLGGRFTSLLNTELRVKSGLTYGARSYFSPESQPGAFVISSFTQTEKTDKAIDMALEVYARYRQTGLDDATLESAKAYVLGQFPPRLETGQQVADKLSELAFYGLDSRDVDGFAAAVDATTRQAVGTVIQRVLPPSEDLTFVLIGKASAIREMARKYGTVTEMKISDKRFAPAQR; encoded by the coding sequence ATGATTGCTCCCCCCACCTGGAAGACGGTGCTCGCCGCCGTGCTGTTCTCGTCCGCCTCCGCCTCCGCGGCGGAGCAGCCGGCGCTCAAGCCCGCGACGGTGAAGCCCTCGGGGCGCCAGGGCGTCACGCTCCCCAAGGCCACCACGCTCACCCTGAAGAACGGCGCGAAGCTCATCCTCGTGGAGCGCCGCGACGTGCCGCTCGTCTCGTTCAGCGCGTGGCTGCGCGGCGGCGCGCTCGCGGACCCCGCGGGCAAGGAGGGCTTGTCCGCGCTCACCGGCGAATTGCTCCAGAAGGGCGCCGGCGCGCGCGACGCGCGCCAGTTCGCCGAGGCGGTGGATGGCGTGGGCGGCAGGCTGGAGGTCCACTCCGGTCTGGAGGCGCTCACCATCGCCGGCCAGTTCATGTCCAAGGACAGCGCGCTCATGGTGGAGCTGCTGTCGGACATGCTCCTGCGCCCGCGCTTCACCCAGGAGGAGCTGGAGAAGACGCGCGCGCGCATGACGTCCGAAATCACCGCCGCCAAGGACGGTGACCCGCGCGCGCTCGTCGGCACCTACTTCGACGCGTTCCACTTCGCCGGTCACCCCTACGGCACCGCCGTCGACGGCACGGAGGCGTCGCTGCCGGGCATCGGCCGCGAGGACGTGCTCGCGTACACGAAGAACCAGCTCGGCGCGGACCGCCTCATCCTCTCCGTCGTGGGTGACTTCGACGCCAAGGCGCTCGGGGCGAAGCTGCAGAAGGCGCTCGGCGACATGCCGAAGGCCGCCAGCCCCGCGCCGCAGGTGGCCGCCACCACCGTGAGCAAGGGCCGGCGCGTCCTGCTCGTGGACAAGCCGGACGCCACCCAGACGTACTTCCTCATCGGCAACACCTCCATCGCCCGCAACGACCCGGACCGCGTCGCCGCCAACCTCGCGGGGACGGTGCTCGGTGGGCGCTTCACGTCGCTGCTCAACACGGAGCTGCGCGTGAAGTCCGGCCTCACCTACGGCGCCCGCTCCTACTTCTCGCCGGAGTCCCAGCCGGGCGCCTTCGTCATCTCCTCCTTCACCCAGACGGAGAAGACGGACAAGGCCATCGACATGGCGCTGGAGGTGTATGCGCGCTACCGGCAGACGGGCCTGGACGACGCCACGCTGGAGTCCGCCAAGGCGTATGTCCTGGGCCAGTTCCCGCCCCGCCTGGAGACGGGCCAGCAGGTGGCGGACAAGCTGTCCGAGCTCGCCTTCTACGGCCTGGACTCCCGCGACGTGGATGGCTTCGCCGCCGCCGTCGACGCCACCACCCGTCAGGCCGTGGGCACCGTCATCCAGCGCGTGCTGCCCCCGTCCGAGGACCTCACCTTCGTCCTCATCGGCAAGGCGTCCGCCATCCGGGAGATGGCTCGCAAGTACGGCACCGTCACGGAGATGAAGATCTCCGACAAGCGCTTCGCCCCCGCGCAGCGCTGA